A portion of the Blastochloris tepida genome contains these proteins:
- a CDS encoding glycosyltransferase family 4 protein, with protein sequence MSQHLLDIGAAARELPGLEVHFSVSTGCEQFQEIAATGLPLFAVDTFSGPLSLMGRTLMLPGLRRRLARYIRENRIERVVVAMSHVWGPLVASAVRDAGAKLTVVVHDAEGHPGDPTGVVARWLLREARQADLVVTWSRHVAERLAATTPIPRERIRPLFHPLLNYAADGPAAAARGAGPCQFLFFGRLLAYKGLAVLAAAAEMLRAWGVPFRLAVVGDGDLGPLADRLAAAGAEVENRWVASGEIAGLLARHDVLVLPYLEASQSGVVPAAWAVGCPVIASRVSGLAEQVTDGVNGLLVPPGDAAALAQAMRRLCEDADLRRRLADGVAATRDSLSVRSYLRALLEM encoded by the coding sequence ATGAGCCAGCATCTGCTGGATATCGGCGCAGCGGCGCGCGAGCTGCCGGGGTTGGAGGTGCACTTCTCGGTCTCCACCGGCTGCGAGCAGTTCCAGGAGATCGCCGCCACCGGGCTGCCGCTGTTCGCCGTCGACACTTTCTCCGGCCCGCTGTCGCTCATGGGCCGCACGCTGATGCTGCCGGGCCTGCGGCGCCGGCTCGCCCGCTACATCCGGGAGAACCGGATCGAGCGGGTGGTGGTCGCCATGTCCCACGTGTGGGGGCCGCTGGTGGCCTCGGCGGTGCGCGATGCCGGCGCGAAACTCACGGTGGTGGTGCACGACGCCGAGGGCCATCCGGGCGATCCCACCGGGGTGGTCGCGCGTTGGCTGCTGCGGGAGGCGCGGCAGGCCGATCTGGTGGTGACCTGGAGCCGCCACGTCGCCGAGCGGCTGGCCGCCACCACGCCGATTCCGCGCGAGCGCATCCGGCCGCTGTTCCACCCGCTGCTGAACTATGCTGCCGACGGCCCGGCCGCCGCGGCGCGCGGCGCGGGGCCCTGCCAGTTCCTGTTCTTCGGCCGGCTGCTTGCCTACAAGGGGCTGGCGGTGCTGGCGGCGGCGGCGGAGATGCTGCGGGCCTGGGGCGTGCCGTTCCGGCTCGCGGTGGTGGGCGACGGCGATCTCGGCCCGCTGGCGGACCGGCTGGCCGCGGCCGGCGCCGAGGTCGAGAACCGCTGGGTGGCCTCGGGCGAGATCGCCGGCCTGCTCGCCCGCCACGACGTGCTGGTGCTGCCCTATCTGGAGGCCAGCCAATCGGGCGTGGTGCCGGCGGCCTGGGCGGTCGGCTGCCCGGTCATTGCCAGCCGGGTCAGCGGACTGGCGGAGCAGGTGACGGACGGGGTGAACGGGCTCCTGGTGCCGCCGGGCGACGCCGCGGCGCTGGCCCAGGCCATGCGGCGGCTGTGCGAGGATGCGGACCTGCGCCGCCGGCTCGCCGACGGCGTGGCGGCGACGCGCGACAGCCTGAGCGTGCGGTCCTATCTGCGGGCGCTGCTGGAGATGTGA